Proteins co-encoded in one Halorussus vallis genomic window:
- a CDS encoding M14 family zinc carboxypeptidase, which translates to MTDRNDSPDSTDITRRDFARLTAATAGALSLPGAAGAKTKLASSKMTKRYEFVVNHTADDHAAATLIRFADETGFAELDALGVDYRSTTASGKPHAHAKLTTGEVGDVLDLAVAERLSHSPGSNPFWRLGLYPDGVFPEPRRSTGFIDYEQMVDGMKHLESQHPDRLKFYSIGESPGHYNYVTGEDDPKDIYVAELTNDVNDEAAFREKQKVMFSLSLHGLERAGAEAGSRFVEDVLTGEDGEIADLLDDLVVVFVYANADGWVAKHPQYESGWQLMGPDGGAPVVPFYERGNDGVFDTNRQAPSVGWIDPGHYPAEPLGANLADDEPGVDSDVPDYASERVPDLLAIAEHFRGYENLEYGVDLHGALTSSKFVLGLISQDQFDHGQLHELYEFNRSIDATLEDALSKWTTLADAQRTLTGELNPKALGFETLPEEAFDYAGIWDTIGYTVSGGWLDWMAQPEELGGLDMTTMDFEMAYSHMVGSNVYDPELVNMQVVGYDTAIKTVARYATENTTAEIETDGRSTAYVATDSLTRSSSDLSFVENPGTGFVEMDAGEQFSGTIGPGTPATPATKRHEFTVDADADRVEATLSWTPPGQDLEFHLEDADGDRVATSATADNPETLSAGVTAGETYAFVVETYVNAAADYTVDATYYDYREKSTSRDTTEQSATLGPGEVTELYRSVREEVDSLSVAVHSQPNTLHAFKLKNPNGNVVRRHDPTDGEGGTNGVVGTPEWTVDDPEPGEWTVEATSLMDAKDGAVAVRFGTLQSDERNPDPKAALGYEQRSYEVSPFAYFEDYAAYADAPIDALTVADVKAGAAADYDNLVVIHDDAVSDADYVDAVDSFVADGGNLVLTDSGLRLLGPIDNEFAAGIDHGHVTEDTFYIANVEQKYPGHELMEGTRPIQRELWKITPLGYSTSDQAPMTLVDHDAFDAAGGTVAGETAGKVSVGSLTAGRDDGTGVHVVGSLLPPAYQGNLHPFGLLDYTVAFFGHTLLTNALGYQQNRYVNGDLVGTFGDAGSFDVAPSVTATRSDDGDLFTAGQTNRVEISVAGNAEALVRDRLPAEWSVAGGDPRTVYTDGDVRYVEFENPVEDGARTYFAEAPTSLTGTNSYEFGPVEYSLDGGDNWVEIPATTDRNNVLAADTGL; encoded by the coding sequence ATGACAGACCGAAACGACTCCCCCGATAGTACCGACATCACCCGCCGGGACTTCGCCCGGCTCACCGCTGCCACCGCCGGCGCGCTCTCGCTGCCGGGCGCGGCCGGCGCGAAGACGAAACTCGCGTCGAGCAAGATGACGAAACGCTACGAGTTCGTGGTCAACCACACCGCCGACGACCACGCGGCGGCGACCCTGATACGGTTCGCCGACGAAACCGGATTCGCGGAACTCGACGCGCTCGGCGTCGACTACCGGAGCACGACCGCCTCCGGCAAGCCCCACGCCCACGCGAAACTCACGACCGGGGAGGTCGGCGACGTGCTCGACCTCGCGGTCGCCGAGCGACTGAGCCACTCGCCGGGGTCGAACCCGTTCTGGCGGCTGGGACTGTACCCCGACGGCGTCTTCCCCGAACCCCGACGGAGCACGGGCTTCATCGACTACGAGCAGATGGTCGACGGGATGAAGCACCTCGAATCCCAGCACCCCGACCGGCTCAAGTTCTACTCCATCGGCGAGAGCCCCGGCCACTACAACTACGTCACCGGCGAGGACGACCCGAAGGACATCTACGTCGCCGAACTGACCAACGACGTGAACGACGAGGCCGCCTTCCGCGAGAAGCAGAAGGTGATGTTCAGCCTCTCGCTCCACGGACTCGAACGGGCGGGCGCCGAAGCGGGCTCGCGGTTCGTCGAGGACGTGCTGACCGGTGAGGACGGCGAGATAGCCGACCTGCTCGACGACCTCGTCGTCGTGTTCGTCTACGCGAACGCCGACGGCTGGGTCGCCAAGCACCCCCAGTACGAGAGCGGGTGGCAGCTCATGGGTCCGGACGGCGGCGCGCCCGTCGTGCCGTTCTACGAGCGCGGCAACGACGGCGTGTTCGACACCAACCGCCAGGCGCCCTCCGTGGGTTGGATCGACCCCGGCCACTACCCGGCCGAACCGCTCGGCGCGAACCTCGCCGACGACGAACCCGGCGTGGACTCCGACGTCCCCGACTACGCGAGCGAGCGGGTGCCTGACCTGCTCGCCATCGCCGAGCACTTCCGGGGCTACGAGAACCTCGAATACGGCGTCGACCTCCACGGCGCGCTCACCTCCTCGAAGTTCGTGCTGGGCCTTATCAGCCAGGACCAGTTCGACCACGGCCAACTCCACGAACTCTACGAGTTCAACCGCAGCATCGACGCCACCCTGGAGGACGCGCTGTCGAAGTGGACCACGCTCGCGGACGCCCAGCGGACGCTGACGGGCGAGCTCAACCCGAAGGCGCTGGGCTTCGAGACGCTTCCCGAGGAGGCGTTCGACTACGCGGGCATCTGGGACACCATCGGCTACACCGTCTCGGGCGGCTGGCTCGACTGGATGGCTCAGCCCGAGGAACTCGGCGGCCTCGACATGACGACGATGGACTTCGAGATGGCCTACTCCCACATGGTGGGGTCGAACGTCTACGACCCCGAACTCGTGAACATGCAGGTGGTGGGCTACGACACCGCCATCAAGACCGTCGCGCGGTACGCGACCGAGAACACGACCGCCGAGATAGAAACCGACGGGCGCTCGACCGCGTACGTCGCGACCGACTCGCTCACCCGGTCGTCGTCGGACCTCTCGTTCGTCGAGAATCCGGGCACCGGGTTCGTCGAGATGGACGCGGGCGAGCAGTTCTCGGGCACCATCGGTCCCGGTACGCCCGCGACGCCCGCGACGAAGCGCCACGAGTTCACCGTCGACGCCGACGCCGACAGGGTCGAGGCGACGCTGTCGTGGACGCCGCCGGGCCAGGACCTGGAGTTCCACCTCGAAGACGCCGACGGCGACCGCGTCGCCACCTCGGCGACGGCCGACAACCCCGAGACGCTAAGCGCGGGCGTGACGGCCGGCGAGACGTACGCGTTCGTGGTCGAGACGTACGTCAACGCGGCGGCCGACTACACGGTCGACGCGACGTACTACGACTACCGCGAGAAGTCCACTTCGCGGGACACCACCGAGCAGTCGGCGACGCTCGGTCCGGGCGAGGTGACGGAGCTCTACCGGAGCGTCCGCGAGGAGGTCGACAGCCTCTCGGTGGCGGTCCACTCCCAGCCGAATACGCTCCACGCGTTCAAACTGAAGAATCCGAACGGAAACGTCGTCAGGCGCCACGACCCGACCGACGGCGAGGGCGGCACGAACGGCGTCGTCGGGACGCCCGAGTGGACGGTCGACGACCCCGAACCGGGCGAGTGGACCGTCGAGGCGACCAGCCTGATGGACGCGAAGGACGGCGCGGTCGCGGTCCGGTTCGGTACGCTCCAGAGCGACGAGCGCAACCCCGACCCGAAGGCGGCGCTGGGCTACGAACAGCGCTCCTACGAGGTGTCGCCGTTCGCGTACTTCGAGGACTACGCGGCGTACGCCGACGCGCCGATAGACGCGCTCACCGTGGCCGACGTGAAGGCGGGCGCGGCCGCCGACTACGACAACCTCGTGGTCATCCACGACGACGCCGTCAGCGACGCCGACTACGTCGACGCGGTCGACTCGTTCGTCGCCGACGGTGGCAACCTCGTGCTGACCGACTCGGGGCTTCGACTGCTCGGGCCGATAGACAACGAGTTCGCCGCGGGCATCGACCACGGGCACGTGACCGAGGACACCTTCTACATCGCCAACGTCGAGCAGAAGTATCCCGGCCACGAACTGATGGAGGGCACCCGGCCCATCCAGCGTGAGCTCTGGAAGATAACGCCGCTCGGCTACTCGACCAGCGACCAGGCGCCGATGACCCTCGTGGACCACGACGCCTTCGACGCGGCGGGCGGCACCGTCGCGGGCGAGACCGCCGGGAAGGTCAGCGTCGGGTCGCTGACGGCGGGCCGCGACGACGGGACGGGCGTCCACGTCGTCGGCAGCCTCCTCCCGCCGGCCTACCAGGGCAACCTCCACCCGTTCGGCCTGCTCGACTACACGGTCGCCTTCTTCGGCCACACCCTGCTGACGAACGCGCTGGGCTACCAGCAGAACCGCTACGTGAACGGCGACCTCGTGGGGACGTTCGGCGACGCGGGGTCGTTCGACGTGGCCCCGTCGGTGACCGCGACTCGCTCGGACGACGGCGACCTGTTCACCGCCGGGCAGACGAATCGGGTCGAGATATCGGTCGCGGGCAACGCGGAGGCGCTCGTCCGCGACCGCCTGCCCGCCGAGTGGTCGGTCGCGGGCGGCGACCCTCGGACGGTGTACACCGACGGCGACGTCAGGTACGTGGAGTTCGAGAACCCGGTCGAGGACGGCGCTCGGACGTACTTCGCGGAGGCGCCGACCTCGCTGACGGGGACGAACTCCTACGAGTTCGGTCCCGTCGAGTACAGTCTCGACGGGGGCGACAACTGGGTCGAGATTCCGGCGACGACGGACCGAAACAACGTGCTGGCGGCCGACACGGGGCTGTGA
- the trpB gene encoding tryptophan synthase subunit beta: MPHDDAQFGEFGGRHVPEPLEEPLEGLARAFDEIHDTDAFRERFRGLLRDFAGRPTPVFHAERLSEEYGAQIYLKREDLLHGGAHKINNCLGQGLLAEEAGKTRLIAETGAGQHGVATAMVGALLDLDTEIYMGEKDARRQEMNVFRMRLLGAEVNEVTRGGSGLADAVDAALEDFAGNVEDTHYLVGSAVGPDPFPRMVREFQSVIGREARDQIREQAGKLPDAAVACVGGGSNAIGLFHAFRDDDVDFYGAEGGGEGEGSGRHAAPLSEGEDGVMHGMKTRTLNEDTEVHSVSAGLDYPAVGPEHAMFRAVGRCDYRAVDDDAALAAFRELSELEGVIPALESSHAVALAKEVAAGMDKDDVVLVNLSGRGDKDMEQAAEMFDLG, encoded by the coding sequence ATGCCCCACGACGACGCTCAGTTCGGCGAGTTCGGCGGCCGCCACGTCCCCGAACCCCTCGAAGAACCCCTCGAAGGGCTCGCGCGGGCGTTCGACGAGATTCACGACACCGACGCCTTCCGGGAGCGGTTCCGGGGCCTCCTACGGGACTTCGCGGGTCGCCCGACCCCGGTGTTCCACGCCGAGCGACTCTCCGAGGAGTACGGCGCTCAGATCTACCTCAAGCGCGAGGACCTGCTCCACGGCGGCGCCCACAAGATAAACAACTGCCTCGGCCAGGGACTGCTGGCCGAGGAGGCCGGCAAGACCCGCCTCATCGCCGAAACCGGGGCGGGCCAGCACGGCGTCGCCACCGCGATGGTCGGGGCGCTCCTCGACCTGGACACCGAGATTTACATGGGCGAGAAGGACGCCCGCCGCCAGGAGATGAACGTCTTCCGGATGCGCCTGCTGGGCGCGGAGGTCAACGAGGTCACCCGCGGCGGTTCGGGCCTCGCCGACGCCGTCGACGCCGCCCTCGAAGACTTCGCGGGGAACGTCGAGGACACCCACTACCTCGTGGGGTCGGCCGTCGGCCCGGACCCGTTCCCGCGGATGGTCCGGGAGTTCCAGTCGGTCATCGGCCGAGAGGCCCGCGACCAGATTCGCGAGCAGGCCGGCAAACTCCCCGACGCCGCCGTCGCCTGCGTCGGCGGCGGGTCGAACGCCATCGGACTGTTCCACGCGTTCCGCGACGACGACGTCGACTTCTACGGCGCGGAGGGCGGCGGCGAGGGTGAGGGGTCGGGTAGGCACGCCGCGCCGCTCTCGGAGGGCGAGGACGGCGTGATGCACGGGATGAAGACCCGGACGCTGAACGAGGACACCGAGGTCCACTCGGTGTCGGCGGGCCTCGACTACCCCGCGGTCGGGCCGGAACACGCCATGTTCCGGGCCGTGGGGCGCTGCGACTACCGGGCAGTCGACGATGACGCCGCGCTGGCGGCGTTCCGCGAACTGAGCGAACTCGAAGGCGTCATCCCCGCGCTGGAGTCGAGCCACGCCGTCGCGCTCGCGAAGGAGGTCGCCGCCGGGATGGACAAGGACGACGTGGTTCTGGTCAACCTCAGCGGCCGGGGCGACAAGGACATGGAGCAGGCCGCGGAGATGTTCGACCTCGGGTAG
- a CDS encoding S8 family serine peptidase, which yields MTGDDRTNDGEADDEKANYDGVTRRTFLQASGTASAASLLGLGVGRGAAAGDAFDGRFRNWRAREAQHAWDRGYRGRPDRTLALTDSGQDVRHPDLGPWNGVRAFVEDGQVKLTKPDENDVTRTKTGDTESFSGTMGPGTFATGEETYHEFTAPSGVEELDAELSWSPNVDASNDLEFRLDERVDGRWETAARAATASMPEKLSAPVEAGRTYRFAVEAYINTTTNYEISGTYYEIEGTVKTYDPSVVFEGTGDEPTPDTPKAVGWYDPNSRYGLRKRPRDPDGHGSHCSSIMAGTGRASAVDSDSVQSDAPRSALSAVTGNYLSYEVEAEAGTGVFGSAYGDLIEMRIEGPDGRTLDSSTATSDASEWDNNVVEAPAERSGTYTVYVQTAEGEKATAAYVETVTVGAFRDPDETVADRSAGGEVGLHTGLAPDQSIVCLQGLSAPTEDLGRHAQEFADLFEMRTVNMSWGYVGGLPLGAAAGTLDRIPGVIKDIAEAGILTCAAAGNAATPANGNGSPAVADEAVSVVATGPLDGISGYSSGGIGAVDEDEGGAYMKPDVTAPGGTLTDLANAAKAGQADTPEDEQPAIRDYTGKAGTSMASPYATGVSGLVAQAMEEDAPDAIALPAPDDSKFGDVMRLKQVLLATATETALTAAPYHRAKAPTYDFGGRDPFEGYGRVNPGPAIDAVTRELAPGATTGEEVGLNVPDDERAAAGYLDAGAGTYEVSVTFSHLSGGDKGAAEGSPHVDLFVYDAENPAKNGEPNVVARAQGLQGDASATFTTDGGVHYVVAKLVNVPGVVNGDDVQVHFDLSTATVQGFTASGTRSDDGDAFTGGQTDQVDVSVTASESVRVRDAVPPEWDVLESYSEDVERVEQAGDVQYVYLGEASDVSATYFAEAPASTEQSNAYSFGPVQVSTDGETWVQLSGTSDTNVVAGTDTET from the coding sequence ATGACAGGGGACGACCGGACCAACGACGGCGAAGCCGACGACGAGAAAGCGAACTACGACGGCGTCACCCGGCGTACGTTTCTGCAGGCGAGCGGAACCGCGAGCGCGGCGAGTCTGCTCGGACTCGGGGTCGGGCGAGGCGCGGCGGCCGGCGACGCGTTCGACGGCCGGTTCCGGAACTGGCGGGCGCGGGAGGCCCAGCACGCCTGGGACCGCGGCTATCGGGGGCGCCCCGACCGGACGCTCGCGCTGACCGACAGCGGACAGGACGTGCGCCACCCCGACCTCGGGCCGTGGAACGGCGTCCGGGCGTTCGTCGAGGACGGCCAGGTGAAACTGACCAAGCCCGACGAGAACGACGTCACCCGGACGAAGACCGGCGACACGGAATCGTTCTCGGGCACCATGGGGCCGGGAACCTTCGCCACCGGCGAGGAGACGTACCACGAGTTCACCGCACCTTCGGGCGTCGAGGAACTCGACGCCGAACTGTCGTGGTCGCCGAACGTCGACGCGTCGAACGACCTGGAGTTCCGACTGGACGAGCGCGTCGACGGGCGATGGGAGACGGCCGCCCGGGCCGCGACGGCCAGCATGCCCGAGAAACTCTCCGCACCGGTCGAAGCCGGGCGGACGTACCGGTTCGCGGTCGAGGCGTACATCAACACGACGACGAACTACGAGATTTCGGGCACTTACTACGAGATCGAGGGGACGGTGAAGACCTACGACCCGAGCGTCGTCTTCGAGGGAACCGGCGACGAACCGACGCCCGACACCCCCAAGGCGGTCGGCTGGTACGACCCGAATTCCCGCTACGGCCTGCGGAAGCGACCGCGCGACCCCGACGGCCACGGGAGCCACTGCTCGTCCATCATGGCCGGGACGGGTCGGGCGAGCGCCGTCGACTCCGACAGCGTCCAATCGGACGCGCCGCGGTCGGCGCTGTCGGCGGTGACGGGTAACTACCTGAGCTACGAGGTCGAGGCGGAGGCGGGAACGGGCGTCTTCGGGTCGGCCTACGGCGACCTCATCGAGATGCGTATCGAGGGACCAGACGGCCGGACCCTCGACAGTTCGACCGCGACCAGCGACGCCAGCGAGTGGGACAACAACGTGGTGGAGGCGCCCGCCGAGCGGTCGGGGACCTACACCGTCTACGTCCAGACCGCGGAGGGCGAGAAGGCGACGGCGGCCTACGTCGAGACGGTCACCGTCGGCGCGTTCCGCGACCCGGACGAGACGGTCGCCGACCGCAGTGCGGGCGGCGAGGTCGGCCTCCACACCGGACTCGCACCCGACCAGAGCATCGTGTGCCTGCAGGGGCTCTCGGCGCCGACCGAGGACCTCGGTCGGCACGCCCAGGAGTTCGCCGACCTCTTCGAGATGCGGACGGTCAACATGTCGTGGGGCTACGTCGGCGGCCTGCCCCTGGGCGCTGCCGCAGGCACCCTCGACCGGATTCCGGGCGTCATCAAGGACATCGCCGAGGCCGGCATCCTGACCTGCGCCGCGGCGGGCAACGCCGCGACGCCGGCGAACGGTAACGGCTCGCCGGCGGTCGCCGACGAGGCCGTCTCCGTGGTGGCGACCGGCCCACTCGACGGTATCTCGGGCTACTCCTCGGGCGGCATCGGGGCGGTAGACGAGGACGAGGGGGGCGCGTACATGAAACCCGACGTCACCGCGCCGGGCGGCACGCTGACCGACCTCGCCAACGCCGCGAAGGCCGGGCAGGCCGACACTCCCGAGGACGAACAGCCGGCGATTCGGGACTACACCGGCAAGGCCGGCACCTCGATGGCCTCGCCCTACGCCACGGGCGTCTCCGGACTGGTCGCTCAGGCCATGGAGGAGGACGCCCCCGACGCCATCGCGCTGCCTGCGCCCGACGACTCGAAGTTCGGCGACGTGATGCGGCTGAAGCAGGTGCTGCTCGCCACCGCGACCGAAACCGCGCTCACCGCCGCGCCGTACCACCGCGCGAAGGCCCCGACCTACGACTTCGGCGGCCGCGACCCCTTCGAGGGCTACGGCCGGGTGAACCCCGGGCCGGCCATCGACGCCGTGACGCGCGAACTCGCGCCCGGAGCCACCACCGGCGAGGAGGTCGGCCTGAACGTCCCCGACGACGAGCGGGCCGCCGCGGGCTACCTCGACGCGGGCGCGGGCACCTACGAGGTTTCGGTCACCTTCAGCCACCTCTCGGGCGGCGACAAGGGCGCGGCCGAAGGCTCGCCCCACGTCGACCTGTTCGTCTACGACGCCGAGAACCCCGCGAAGAACGGCGAGCCGAACGTCGTGGCCCGGGCCCAGGGCCTACAGGGCGACGCTTCGGCGACGTTCACCACCGACGGCGGCGTCCACTACGTCGTCGCGAAGCTGGTGAACGTGCCGGGCGTCGTCAACGGCGACGACGTTCAGGTCCACTTCGACCTCTCGACCGCCACCGTCCAGGGGTTCACGGCGTCGGGGACGCGGAGCGACGACGGCGACGCCTTCACCGGCGGCCAGACCGACCAGGTCGATGTCTCGGTCACCGCCAGCGAGTCGGTGCGGGTCCGCGACGCGGTGCCGCCGGAGTGGGACGTCCTCGAAAGCTACAGCGAAGACGTCGAGCGCGTCGAGCAGGCGGGCGACGTCCAGTACGTCTACCTCGGTGAGGCGAGCGACGTATCGGCGACTTACTTTGCGGAGGCGCCGGCTTCGACCGAACAGAGCAACGCCTACAGCTTCGGCCCGGTGCAGGTTTCGACCGACGGAGAGACGTGGGTCCAGCTCTCGGGCACCAGCGACACGAACGTCGTCGCCGGGACCGACACGGAAACCTGA
- a CDS encoding S8 family serine peptidase, whose translation MPNLPNFDRRSFLKTTGAAGVAATLPFAGASAAEAADGDGSIVDDALVLTSGVLHDVLVVFDPAADVNRLDTLDLAEGFYEFETLPVAYVKLYSDQVRQVADWDGVRYVQKNVELDYHNDDARAVTEVDKVQNDLGYAGDGVHVAVIDSGVDGDHPDLQSSLVANWQWAGNPLGSPTLWIRAGSADTDTIGHGTHVSGTIAGDGTQSGGQFKGMAPNADLTVYAAGAGISILKATAAYDHLLSRVQSGATDVKLVNNSYGSSNGNDFNPDDALNVATWNAYRAGLLSMFSAGNSGPQTNTLNQYAKAPQVLGVAATKDNRAVTNFSSRGRKQGGDAQLDNWDRQTGLSNLETYYADGTPSRPYGVYRPGVGAPGNRIVSTMSPTDALQAESAQDGRLYYATISGTSMSSPVTTGIATLVVDAYRQNNSGDVAPMDLLNTVAAEAEDARSGYTPWNVGAGFTNAYRSVQRAANGNLATFGDVTLVEY comes from the coding sequence ATGCCGAACCTTCCCAACTTCGACCGGCGTAGTTTCCTGAAGACGACCGGAGCCGCGGGCGTCGCCGCGACGTTACCGTTCGCCGGCGCGTCGGCCGCCGAGGCCGCCGACGGCGACGGGTCCATCGTCGACGACGCGCTCGTATTGACCTCGGGAGTCCTGCACGACGTGCTCGTCGTGTTCGACCCGGCCGCCGACGTGAATCGACTGGATACGCTGGACCTCGCGGAGGGGTTCTACGAGTTCGAGACGCTCCCCGTCGCCTACGTCAAACTGTACAGCGACCAGGTCCGGCAGGTCGCCGACTGGGACGGCGTCCGGTACGTCCAGAAGAACGTCGAACTCGACTACCACAACGACGACGCCCGGGCGGTCACCGAGGTCGACAAGGTCCAGAACGACCTCGGGTACGCCGGCGACGGCGTCCACGTCGCCGTCATCGACTCCGGCGTCGACGGCGACCACCCCGACCTGCAGTCGAGTCTGGTCGCCAACTGGCAGTGGGCCGGCAACCCGCTCGGCAGTCCGACGCTGTGGATTCGCGCCGGGTCGGCCGACACCGACACCATCGGCCACGGCACCCACGTCAGCGGGACCATCGCGGGCGACGGGACGCAGAGCGGCGGCCAGTTCAAGGGGATGGCCCCGAATGCCGACCTGACGGTGTACGCCGCGGGCGCGGGCATCTCCATCCTGAAGGCGACGGCGGCCTACGACCACCTGCTCTCGCGGGTGCAGAGCGGCGCGACCGACGTGAAACTGGTCAACAACTCCTACGGGTCGTCGAACGGCAACGACTTCAACCCCGACGACGCGCTCAACGTCGCGACGTGGAACGCCTACCGCGCCGGACTGCTGTCGATGTTCTCGGCCGGCAACAGCGGCCCGCAGACCAACACGCTCAACCAGTACGCCAAGGCGCCCCAGGTGCTCGGCGTCGCCGCGACCAAGGACAACCGGGCGGTCACGAACTTCTCGTCGCGCGGGCGCAAGCAGGGCGGCGACGCCCAACTCGACAATTGGGACCGCCAAACCGGCCTGAGCAACCTCGAAACCTACTACGCCGACGGGACGCCCTCGCGCCCCTACGGCGTCTACCGGCCCGGGGTCGGCGCGCCCGGCAACCGCATCGTGTCCACGATGTCGCCGACCGACGCCCTCCAGGCCGAGAGCGCCCAGGACGGTCGACTCTACTACGCGACCATCAGCGGGACCAGCATGTCCTCGCCGGTCACCACCGGCATCGCGACGCTGGTCGTCGACGCCTACCGGCAGAACAACTCGGGCGACGTCGCGCCGATGGACCTGCTCAACACCGTCGCGGCCGAGGCCGAGGACGCCCGGTCGGGCTACACCCCGTGGAACGTCGGGGCGGGCTTCACGAACGCCTACCGGTCGGTCCAGCGGGCGGCCAACGGGAACCTCGCGACGTTCGGCGACGTGACGCTCGTCGAGTACTGA
- a CDS encoding winged helix-turn-helix transcriptional regulator: MARCTMRVALAVVLLVAVWSALAAAAPNAPERLDATGVRSNDSVDVDATDDATTLLGTTTAEPSLSPGTETPTSETTVLDTTVSETTVSDTTVLDATTTVLSSPTNDTETTLPSTSSLADSTNSTLADPSLSTPTGPSTLSTESSGSADADLTAGTNLLAGRLDGGEFDSGNLDSGNLDGSTPVGGETVTLGDRLATDAAGEDERGAETAGSEGSDAGNQDSADHTVSAGVDAGVVADRPDEPAAPRSAEREAADGDGTPIPAISPRTGGAVGVGALGAAALTAYLSDGVGTVSGATSGARPAVEAARAGFGRFRRLVAPFRYSRHDDSDPLENETRAALYETVERSPGTYLSAISERADVSLSTARHHLDVLESEGFVTGAKVRGKRRFYPADVDDAELAAALEDEGTAPVLRALARLGPSHGGRLADDLRKDPSTVSHHLSRLEAAGLVERERDGRAVVNRLTPEVRAALGGDESDADSRTVAD, translated from the coding sequence ATGGCACGATGTACCATGCGAGTCGCGCTGGCGGTCGTCCTCCTCGTCGCGGTCTGGTCCGCGCTGGCGGCGGCCGCGCCGAACGCACCGGAACGCCTCGACGCGACCGGCGTCCGGTCGAACGATTCAGTCGACGTCGACGCGACCGACGACGCGACGACGCTACTCGGCACGACGACCGCCGAGCCATCGCTCTCGCCGGGGACGGAAACGCCGACTTCGGAGACGACGGTCCTCGATACGACGGTTTCGGAGACGACCGTTTCCGACACGACCGTCCTCGACGCGACCACGACGGTTCTCTCCTCACCTACGAACGACACCGAGACGACGCTGCCCTCGACCTCCTCGCTCGCGGACTCGACGAACTCGACTCTCGCCGACCCGTCGCTCTCGACCCCGACCGGACCGAGTACCCTGTCGACCGAATCGTCCGGGTCCGCCGACGCCGACCTCACCGCCGGGACGAACCTCCTTGCCGGTCGACTCGACGGTGGGGAGTTCGACAGCGGGAACCTCGACAGCGGGAACCTCGACGGGTCGACTCCCGTCGGTGGCGAGACGGTCACCCTCGGCGACCGTCTCGCCACCGACGCGGCGGGCGAAGACGAACGAGGCGCCGAAACCGCCGGGTCCGAAGGGAGCGACGCCGGGAACCAGGACTCGGCGGACCACACTGTGAGCGCCGGAGTCGACGCGGGTGTAGTTGCAGATAGGCCCGACGAACCGGCCGCCCCGCGCTCGGCCGAGCGCGAGGCGGCCGACGGCGACGGGACGCCGATTCCGGCCATCTCCCCGCGGACGGGCGGTGCGGTCGGCGTCGGCGCGCTCGGGGCGGCCGCGCTGACCGCGTACCTCTCCGACGGCGTCGGAACCGTCTCGGGGGCGACGTCGGGCGCACGTCCCGCGGTCGAGGCCGCTCGCGCCGGGTTCGGCCGGTTCCGGCGACTGGTCGCGCCGTTCCGGTACAGCCGACACGACGACTCCGACCCGCTCGAAAACGAGACTCGGGCCGCGCTCTACGAGACCGTCGAACGCTCGCCCGGAACGTACCTCTCCGCGATTTCGGAGCGCGCCGACGTGTCGCTTTCGACCGCGCGTCACCACCTCGACGTCCTCGAATCGGAGGGGTTCGTGACGGGCGCCAAGGTCCGGGGAAAACGCCGGTTCTATCCCGCGGACGTCGACGACGCGGAACTCGCCGCGGCGCTCGAAGACGAGGGCACCGCGCCGGTCCTCCGGGCGCTCGCCCGTCTCGGCCCCTCCCACGGCGGTCGCCTGGCCGACGACCTCCGGAAGGACCCGAGCACGGTGTCCCACCACCTCTCGCGTCTCGAAGCGGCGGGACTGGTCGAGCGCGAACGCGACGGTCGGGCGGTCGTCAACCGCCTGACTCCCGAAGTTCGGGCGGCGCTCGGCGGGGACGAATCGGACGCCGACTCGCGGACCGTCGCCGACTGA
- a CDS encoding helix-turn-helix domain-containing protein — protein MSIVANFSVPADAIALSWTMERVPEMRIEAERIATHSREWVLPFVWTSGGDFDAFEAAVDEDPTAVGWSVIDAFDDTRLYEIRWVETVAELVDEIVDQHGTVLEASAAGGSWYFEIRFTEQSQVEGFSEHFDEKGVRFELQQLSRPEDPRQATYGLTEEQRETLVKAQEEGYYRIPREVSVAELADYFGISSNSVSQRLRRGCDSLIKETLVFSSSDADADSDED, from the coding sequence GTGAGTATCGTAGCCAACTTCTCCGTCCCGGCCGACGCCATCGCGCTCTCGTGGACGATGGAGCGCGTTCCGGAGATGCGGATCGAGGCCGAGCGAATCGCGACCCACAGCCGAGAGTGGGTCCTCCCGTTCGTCTGGACCTCCGGGGGCGACTTCGACGCGTTCGAGGCGGCGGTGGACGAGGACCCGACGGCGGTCGGGTGGTCGGTCATCGACGCCTTCGACGACACGCGCCTCTACGAGATTCGCTGGGTCGAGACGGTCGCCGAACTCGTCGACGAGATCGTCGACCAGCACGGCACCGTGCTGGAGGCCTCGGCGGCCGGCGGTTCGTGGTACTTCGAGATTCGGTTCACCGAGCAGTCGCAGGTCGAAGGGTTCAGCGAGCACTTCGACGAGAAGGGCGTCCGGTTCGAACTCCAGCAGTTGAGCCGACCGGAGGACCCCCGACAGGCGACCTACGGTCTGACCGAAGAGCAGCGCGAGACGCTCGTCAAGGCGCAGGAGGAGGGCTACTACCGCATCCCGCGGGAGGTCTCGGTCGCCGAACTCGCCGACTACTTCGGCATCTCCTCGAACTCCGTCTCCCAGCGACTCCGCCGCGGGTGCGACTCGCTCATCAAGGAGACGCTCGTCTTCAGTAGTAGCGACGCCGACGCGGACAGCGACGAGGACTGA